AAACACAGTCGTTATCATCCAGCTGTGAGCTAAGGCTTTTTGAAAGCTCAGATCTGATGCATCACCTTTGGAAAAAAAATCCCTCTGAAGGCTGAGGAAATCACAGTGATTGAGATTATAGACCGCAGGTGTTATTTTTCCGATCATTTCAGTGGTTGCCGTAAATATGACTGTGTGAGTGCACCCTTTTGACATCAGGATGTTGTTTTATTCCTTCATGATACTGTGGCATAAGTATCGTGCTGTATGTCCGCAGGGGGCACACctgtactttttaaaaacatctgtGGTTTTCTTTCTCCTTTTGTAGATGGAACGTCATTGGAGTGCAGGGGTCTCTTCTGAGTTATTTTACAGAACCCATCTATTTCTCTAGTTTAATTTTGGGAAGTCTGTATCATGCCGACCATCTTTCCAGAGCCATGTACCAGCGCATCGCCGACATGGACGATCTGCCCAAGCCATTCGCCCTCAACAGACCTCTTCTTAGTGGTAAAACATCTCAAATAAATGATTGATTGTATCGGTTTTCTCAGCTCTTTGCCCAACCATGTCTGTTTTCTCCTTTCTCTGCAGGTATCAGTAACGCAGAAGCAAGGCAACCTGGGAAAGCTCCCAACTTCAGCGTCAACTGGACAGTCGGAGATCAGGGGTTGGAGATCATTAATGCCACCACAGGAAAAGATGATCTCGGAAGACCGTCTCAGCTTTGTAAACAAGCCCTCTACAGCCGCTGGGTCTGTCTACATGCCAAGGTAAAGCATTTCTGTAAAGGTGGATGATAGTTCATGGATGAATCTCAAGAATCAAGGTTGACTTTTTAGCAAGTATGGTAACTTATTCAACCCTccacattgcgagtaaatcactcacatatgcgactaaatcttcactctgggtaATAAATTCTCAGAATTTACTCACCaatgtgtgagttggaggctataAAAGTGTAAGtatagcacagatatattttcactcaccTAACACACTGACTGCATGATTTAAAGTTTCACTGTCCGTCAAGCGTTCTGTGCTATTTCTCAGTTAATCTCAATGGATGTGCACCGCACAACTCTCGTGTGAAGCCATGGCTTTGTCTCACGCACAcgcaaagagagagagcgagagagacttACTGTACATAACATGCAGAATTGACACGGTACATGTAAATGATATTGTTTCTTGTATTTTCCTGCCAAAATGACGGAGTTCCTTTGGAATTCTTCAGCTTTAAGAACTCTCAGTCGGGTTCTCTGGTAGTAGGCGGAGCTAACGTTCAAacagcaatctcattggctgttgCTCACCTATTATTGACCCTTTTTTTGCatacaacctgattaatattcctGAATCCAGTAACCCTTTATTTCTTAgtgtttttatattgttcttattagtagaatttgtagtattatttattattcagttaATACTGAATGACCAAAAAGGGGGGTAACAGTTTACAAAATTCAGTAAACTGAATTCGAATTCAGTTCGGTTCGATACGTCCTTTTAGGCTGCCTTGTTTGAGTGCAGTGGCACTgagaacattatatttcacacactttaagctttttattttccaaatgtagTAGGATTAGTCCAACAAATAATTTGGTTTGTAATGCATACTGAActgaaccgaaagcctcgtaccaaaTGGTTCAATacgaaaaaatgtatttttcacccatatcagtctggcgagtaaactaaaaaatgtacTAGCCAGTGGCGATTCAATTGCTAAGGTGTTTGTAGAGGGTTGTTGGTATATTAAAAAGCAAATATCCTTCTACCTCTCTCAGCTCAGTGAGACTCTGCGGATCCGAGGATCTCGGCCAGGCTCCTACCACGAGGCAAAACAAGCGGCAGTGGAGTATCACGCAGCCAAACAGACTCTCTTCAAAGCTTTCTACAAAGCAGGACTTGGAGCATGGGTTGAAAAACCCATTGAACAAGACCAGTTTTCCCTTACTTCTTAAGATAAGCCAAGAGAAAgagatttttgtacatttacatgGAATGCAAGGTTTTAATCTAACCTCcatagttgttgttatttttttttagcctcTCTTATTACTGAGAGTTGCTTGGTTTctttttatctgtaaaaaaaacatgGTGTGTTTACTCAGAAAAAACGAAATGGCTGAGTTAAAAGTAACCCGGCTGAAATTTTACCTTTGGGTATGAACAAGACCTTGCTCTAATCCAATCAATCAAGGTGGCTTGCACAGTTAATCACATCGACTATAATGCTGCCTTAATTTTATCTCAAAATGATTTTAAGTTACATCTATAATTGCATTAGGTAGTGGATCactgtttttacattaaatgatttCACCAAGGAAGTTCCCTGCAGGAAGTTTTCACTCAGGACAGGAGACAAACCGATCTATATTATGGTTGCTATAAACCAGCAGCTTGGTTGCACAAAAATACACATCATTGTGAAAATAACTATAGAGATGCGCAATACAACATGTATGTGCTAATACAGATTAAATAAAACCTCTTCTGACGCCGATAATTGGTACTTCTACCACCTTCTACCAGGTGCTTTCTGCCACCTTTTTAAACACCCTTACATTTAAATAACTTCTATTggaattgaattattttattctCTACAGCATCTTTTTGACATTTAGCTAACTTAGGGTGCTTAAATAACAGTCAAGCtgtgataattattattaagtgCTATTAATTAACAAACCGGAGATGTTTTATTCACTGCATGAGTTTTGTAATGGCCCACTTTTTCACCTCCCTTTTGATTAATAGGACATAATTAGCTGTTTAAATATTCAGCCGATGTCTAATAACTCCGATAGTTACAAATATAGGCCAATAGCAGTAATTGACCAATATGTGTAGCTAAAAACAATCCAACAAAAAGTTTTCTCAGCCCAGTTTTGGGTAAAGTCAAAACCTagtgttttattctttttgttggtttttttaaTACTTATTAATGTATTCtaatgtacatgttttttttgttgttgctgttgttgttttttttttgtcttaaaccACATTTCCACTTTATTGTAAATGTGACAATTTAGTTTTCTGTTTAATGTTAAGAATGTGATgccatttttattgaaaacaataaagaCTGAACTGTATCATCCAAAATCAAAGTTAATCAGAGTGCGACTGGGAAACATTTATTGCTTTTAGAGAGAAAAAAGCGGTACGGTTGTTGTatgaaaatactgaaaatactgaTCTGCAATATTACAGATTCCTGAAAATGACTTAAGATTTCATATTTATTACTTTGGTCTTGCCTCAAAAGGCTGCTTTGTGTTCCTGTTTGCATGTGTTCATGAAGCACACAAGACCGTAGGGTGTCTCAttcatcattttacattttaatagggAGTTTTTTAGCCACAAAGTGCACACTTTTTTTGCAAAGCACTGAAGTGAACTTCACAGTGGGTTTCAACCCAACAGTCTTTGCTGGATTACATCACCAAAGTGTTAAGTCTTCACTCCTCACTCCTCAGATGACTAAGAGCAACATTTGAGACCGGGCCTTTATTATTAAGTGTGTCTCTGCTCCGCAGGAGCTCTAGAATCAATGTAAACTCTAGTCCTCAACCTAGTTATGTCGAGAACATGTCCTGGAATATTCCCATGATGCCACTGTGTTCTACAATTCAGGATGCTCTTTGTTTTCTGAACTAGAGTCCCGCGTGAATTCAGTAAGTGCTGCATCTAAGCAAAGACTCGAACGTTAAAAGAGCTTTTACATGAGAGGAAAAGTATAAAAGGATCACAGTCTTTGTGGTATATCACTCTCTCAGATTTTGGTCTGTCAAACTTTTGTTTCACGAGTTCTAATGTGGTTCCCCAAACAACAAACGTGATTGCAACGTGTTTCTCTTATAATCCTGAAAGTTGTACTTCATTTCCCCCTCCCAAAAAACGGTATTTTGTGCAATTGTGCCGATTTATGAAAGCTTGAACGTTTTTAAATACCCAAACAATTTAATAGACTTGGTGAGggattaaaaacacattatcaGTATTCTGTGGGTTCTTAAGAACAAAAGAGGTTCAAGTGGATTCGTTTCTGGAAGTCTAATTCCACTAAATTATGACCTTTTGTTTACCGGCAATAGCGACATAGGAAATGAAGCGATTAGCGGTGTGCTAATCGCAGTGACTAGagtgaaattgtgtttatctgaGCTCGCAGGCTCGTTGTGGTGGATTGGTCTTTGAACAATGGCACTTTCGACTAAAGTGCTTTTATCCGTGACTCCTTTAATTCATGTTCTAGAAATGCttcctctcttttctctttttacattACCATTCATCAGTTTTTGAGGGCTGAAGCCTTTGTTTCTCTAAAGAATGTGAAAAACGTCTAAAACATGCCTGTATCCTGTTTTATGTGCGTTTAGAGGCGTACAATTAATTTGAATCATCCCATTTCTAATACTTTACGATGTCCTTGAAcattggatttttaaaaatgttcacatttatttacaaatttttattttttagagttcAGGCAGGACTTTTTCAGAGTAATATTTTAAAGcgattcatttttttcttcacccATTCGTATGAAATGGAAATGGTCTGATCGTCTGTGCAAACCTGTGGCTTCCCTCTCACAGCTGTCCCGCTTCTTCCCATGGTGCATCGGGAGCATGTGGGTTTTTGGGCCATATCAGCTCTCCACACCTGTGCGAGGTGAGAAAGTGGAAGATAATCCCGGCACGGATTTGCCTCATCTCTACGCTTCACAGGAACCTgaacaaacaaaataaagtaaCCTTATCGGCCATCAAAAGTTAAAAAAACTTTCACCATCTGTCAGCACCATCTTTTAACTTCAGAGAACTTCCAGCGCGAGAAAAAGAAAGCTGCCCTCCGTTGTGCGAACCGTGCGGATTTGTTTACGGTTCAGGGAAGAAACGAGAGATTTGCGGATGGTTTTCTGAGTTCGATCAGACTCAGGGTGAGGCAGGATTAGCGTTAGACGCCTTTCATGGCTTCCGGCTTCAACCTTTATCTCCAAATTGCCTTTCAGGAGGTGAAGTGTGTAAAAAGAGAAAAGCGGCGCTTTTTCTGCCCTTGTCGCTGGAGTCATAGATGTGCGTCTCACTCCACTTAAACTGTTTTTGTTAAGTGTAATTTGAAAGCATTGTGTGCGAGCACAACGTGTTGGTTGTTTTGGTTGCTTCAAATTGCCAAAGCGAGATAAGATGATTTGAagcgtaaaaataaaaaaatgtcagggCTTTTGGATGAAAGCATTTTACCTCAAAGAAAATTGACTCAAGTACTCCCGACAAAAATCTCGGACAAAGCACACAAAGTTCAATTTATGATGGACATctctattttttgtttcttttacttcAAGTAAAAACGCAACTAACTAAAGTGATGCTAGTTAAAAGTTCACAAAGAATATAGTTTATAATAACTCGTTATATTCAATAGAATAACATAAATGAAGTTCAAACTGAAATTTCAGTTAGGAACGTAAGTAAAATTGGAGTAGAATTGTGCTGGTATTCGctaatgcgatatatcacggttatgaatatgcatgatattgttatcgtgggcacgtCAAAATACCGTGAATagttatattacaaattattctacatttggaatgcattttaagaatactattcccatcaactatatatatatatatatatatatatatatatatatatatatatatatatatatatatatatataatgtacacaaacacatattttagtttggaaaaatttcagtatGCAACAGCGTACAAAGCAAAGTGGTTGCATTCAAGTTTTTGGCCCTAGTCAAGCTCTAGATGTCAGTGCTGAATGAGTTTGGCCTGCACTGTTGTGATAATGTATCGATTCGCCAGTGTCTTTGATTCAGAATGCACCTTGTTTCATTTGTCACAGCTCGTTTATTAGTTTGATTTGACACCATTAAACTACTAAATGGACCTTCCCGGGCCTTTTAACGTCAACAGATGGGAGAACAGACCTCAGAGCATCTTACCTGAGTTATAAGAGCATCAACGTCAATCTTTCACCTGGTGCTGCAAACGCGACCCACCTGCTCAACGTGTCGAGCTGAAGAAACCAGCTTCTGTCTAAGAAAGTGGAATCCAATGTGATAGTTCATAAACAGAGAGACCGTACAATTTAGTAGCACAGTTTCACCACAATGTCAGAAAGACATACtcatcattaaaaacaaatatatatatatagcatatctTTAGCATAGACTGcataaaaacaagtctttaacgtttaacattttgaaaatggcCAAAGAATCTGCTCAAATTGAGATAAAGGTAAATCTATaacataataatagtttttatacatttatacatagaCCTATTGATTATTGCTGATAACTTCGGCACTGTTGACTATAGTATGGTTATTTTCAGAGGCAACTCAGGCAAGCCCTATTTCGCCTCAGATGCTGCGATATGGTATGTTTTCTTGTTGAGAAAATCAtacttataatatttttaattggatAGTCTTTGTATTGCATATAATTGTAATTCTTATTCGGAAACAGCGTTCTACTTACGTTTCCCGCCTAGTTTAATCGTGTCGGTCACAGATTTTGGTCAACGAAAGAAGTAGCGCCTCAATTTGTGGGCGTGGCTTCTTTATCAACGGCTCAACAAAGGCGGCCTTTGGGCTTGTGATCGTTTGTTTTCAAACTGTAAACGTTATTAACGGTCTGTTTATGTTTTTCATATTGgtgttttattactttatttcataTGCAAAATGTTAGGCTTTAATATTaaccttttaaaattaaaacaagtttaaaaaaaaaaacatttattattgttactttacttttttgaatgtttatttgctCGTATCCAGTTGGAAATTTTTAAGTTTGGTTTCTGGATATTATAAAATTAGGTTAAAAGACATGAAAAAACGGATGGTGAAAGCTTCGCTCTCTCAgattctctttctttttcagatAGACGTTTCATTTGCATGCTGACCTTCATCCGAATGTGAGTTTGCCCTTTCCAAACTAAGGCGGCACACTGCAGGAAGAGCAGCACGAGATGCCACAGAATCGGTGATTTTAGGAGCGCAGCGCCTGTGAAGTGAGATTAGAGCCTCAATCAGTGCTGTCTGTAACAACCGAAGCCACAGAAATGTTGGTTTGAAAGATTATGGAACTGATCTGTTGAGGTCTTGTTtgcattatatgcatttttttgtgttccacagtaaATGGCAACTGtttcttttgtaaaatattattattaaattattcataaatataaatattattcttgCATACCTTACAGTGTAtttacacaatataaaatacctaATTTTACATTTCTAGGTTGTCCAAATTCCAAAGCTCAGCCTCTGCAGCCATCTAGTGGCCACTAAGTAACACCactagtactaaataaaaaaatataaagaggGAAACGCCTGTACTGAGGCACAAACGTGATGGGCGTGGCTTTTTTATTCTGTCTTCCTATTGGTCTAAACCCGGGAAGCGTTTTATTCGCGTCAGTTTCTGCTCTGTTTCATATTAAAGCCTAACATTTTGCATTTCTCGGTTCATAAAATGATGAATTGACGGTGGTGCTTTAAGGTATGGTATAAATGACTACAGCTTGAGACATTTgctaataaattaaattgaaccTGCGTTTGTAGTCACTGTTTGCCCTGCAGTATTTCTTACTgcttatattttgtgtgtactacagtaataccatgtttttgtacattttaccattagaataccatgttttttgggcttaataaaaaaaactttgtgtatttttgttcGTTGTTAAATCATTTACTTTCATAATATATTATCCAAtgtgaaatttaaaaaatgtatatgaaaatgtCAAGCAATTGATCCTTATAAAGCGTGACCAACTTCTAGTGTAAGTTCACGTTTTATTCATTtgctaattttaacatttaattccaTGCATCAActatcaaaataataatgttcaaTATTATGCAAGTTGTGTATCAAGTATTGCTCATTATTGTAAAGTGCATACTGATACAATTTATTGGTTCAGTTTGTGCAAGAACGGTTTAGGAAAAAAAGTAAAGCATatagttttaactttttaatttaaaagaaccTAAATTTGGAAATATGCGATTGCTTTGTCAAGTTGCAGGAGTGGGTTTcaggaaacattttattttaccccAAAAAGGCtcctttattcatttgtaaaCTGCAGACAGTTGGTGTTTGTGTTGCATTTCACAGTCTCATCGTAAAGCTGAAGGAACATGAGGAATTCTTCCCGCTTTTCCACTCGTTCATTCTGGAACTTCTGCAATTGCTGGTAGAGGTCGAACCGTTTATCCAATAATATTCTATTGTACTAAAATCGtgatttgtttaccaaaaaataaataaaaaaatcttgttaGTCATTGTGGCACTGGTTGGGTTTCCTCTGTTTCAGATGTCCCGACTCTAGATGACGTTTTACACACAGTATGTTCTCTCAAAGGCTGCTGATGTTTTGTAAAGCACCATGTGGATTCACATCTgtgttcaaattattttttttttaaataaattataatttttgctgttttttttaaatccgcTCACAACCGCAGTTACTCTCAAAAGCTCATTTTGTAACATCACAACCAGCAAGTTTTATTCAAAAATCTCTTCTAAAAGAATCAGAACGTAGATTTGGCTCAGGTTTGCAAACGTCCATCAGTCCGTGTCCTCTGAGGCGCTGGCGTGTCCCTGAAGTTTCTCCATGATCAGACTGTTGGAAGGTGCGTTAGTGATGAGTGTTAAGACGAACGTGGACGTCTCCTTGAAGACGTGTCGTATGACCGTACACGCCGCCAGGTCCTCGATGTGAAAACCAGCGTGACGCTGTAGAATAGAGTCCGGCGTCTGAGCGCCAAAAAACTGCAACAGGAAACAATCAGGGTTTGATAAAGTTTGTAAATATTTGAAGTCACTCATGGACAGATAAAGATGAATTTGTCATCTGTTTGGACTGAGATGAAGGTACTTACAGCTTTTCCTGACAGTGGATTGATGAAATCGGCCCAGTATCCCCCTCTCCACAGCGTGAAGCAGATTTCTTTAGCACCTCTGACAAACTGCAATCAGATGTTTAAATCACACTTAAATACTTCgttttctcattattattttcagcaaggatgcactgaaTTCACTGAAAGCGACAGTAAAGacacttataatgttacaatagatttctatttcaaataaacactgttccattaaacaaaaaaaatcctaaaagatttcaacaaaaaatattaagcagcatgactGATTGAAACATTAatcaaatgtttcttgatcaatAATTCAGTATAtctgaaggatttctgaaggatcatgtgacgatATGGCGATATATCGTTGTCCGTCTCCATGCGATACGAGAATCGATATCTGGcaccaaaaatttatattttaaatactacaataaggCGCTCTATATAGATTTCCTGCACCCGGAATTCCACTTTACGAATATCCGTATTTTCTGACCTCAGTTGGTTGGATGtaaatttgcatatttttttttatctcgttGGATGTAAATTTGCGTATTTTCTGACCTTGGAAGCATGCGTCGTCGACTTTTCATCCAGCCGGCAAACTGGATCAACCAGTGTTATCCATACATTGATTTATCAATGGCGACTCTCCACAATATCCACACTGACTTCCACAAATTTCCTCCACCCTTGACATCAGCTCCCGTGTCTCAGACACACGAGCGCAACTTTAGCActagatttagcaactttttCCATAAAAGGTACATACTAACAAACCTAGCTATTGTTCAGTTGGAAGATTTCGTCAGTACTGGCCTATGAGAGTGAAGTCTGACTTTCCCGGCGAAGTATTGCTTCTCTCGGTGTCTGTTCTGTGCAGTGAGCCGCAGCAGAGACGAAGCGCGTTCAGTTTGCCGTACTGCAGCCGACTCGTCAATAAATGAGTATAAAACAGTGTTTCCAAGCACCTGTTGCTTAATGTATGGGCTTATAAATATCAGCATATTTCATCTGTTAATGTGCACATAGTTAGACGCATTATATAGACGTTCTTTATTGTAGATGTATGTGCATTTAATAAGATGATGTCGAGATTATAAATCAGGATTTAAGGAGTAAAGTGAGAGCGATTCCTGGCACGTAGTATTAATGGGTCAAGTTTAGTCACTATTTATACTTGTTTAATGTATGACTaaagaaaatatgtaaatgagaACAGTTTTGTTGGGCATTCAGTTGTATTACAGTATGTAACTGGTGCCGAACTTGTCTGAATGCAAAcccataaatatgctaattaatatTGTGACATCACCTGCTGCCTCGTCTCACAAAatcctgtgggaaacactgcattcTGATATATAAGAAGGACATaagaatatatttagaattttcttcTCATTGATGATTTGAATTGTAATACGTTACTTTCAATAAAGATCAGCATAAAAATGGCTAAACATTTTTACatagatacaactattttaaactatttgaatctgagggtgcaaaaaaatctaaatactgagaaaatcacctttaatattgtccaaattaagttcatggcaatgcacattactaatcaaaataaagttttaatatatttacggtaggaaatttacaagatATAAATATgccatttaatataataatgtaaatattaaaaaaaaatgttaatgttaattaatgtttacttcagatgttatctgcagtgtttacagTCTTTTGCGGCAGGATAAGCGATACATTTAAACCATtaaggtgggtgtgtctgctgcgcactgatgacacaggtaactgatcaaacacaaaaaatggcttatttctttatCAACATAATTATTTAGGAATTATTAATCatgaacgtattagtatcagaaatttatttgaatatattacaatgaataatacaattatgttgttaatattgctctatacatgaaaagcttaacttactatcttgtaaataaagctttataaagtttatgtctttaaatccatactgtatatagtcagttatttctctgaataaattcagatttcagaatgagcagTTTGTAGTTTGTTATACATGTTGAGGTCGTGTCAGTCTGATGTTTATCGtgttcatgatgctcactactgtaatgaatttagctttttaataagtaggggaaattcgcgacatttaaaaaataaccgtttacatgcctagggtgtttgcattgtaataatgtacagaaatacttcaaatgtataaattctgacttgttaggtgatgttttctaactaaaatcatacaatttcctattaattcaatggaatgtttacgcacactagggattaccaatatggcggcgcagcggcttcactttaatgacgtcatgagcaatccagttctatattatagatcagtgatcaCAATACAGTTTAATAACTGATTACTAATATAATgcaacttatattttatttagatttacattcttttgtttgtttgttttcgtaTTTATGGATGATCCTCATTGCAATGCAATTATGTTCAATTTAAAtctgcattaaaaatataaaaagtatcaATGCAAtaacatataatttataaaatgatgATTTTATGATGCATTATAATATTCTATAATTAATGATATAAGTATAATTGATAATCTATGATGAGAGAGAATGTGTGGTTGAATGTTCTAGTCTGACTCACATGATCTAGTAGTTTCTGTTGATCTTGGTTCTGATCTTCTGCGGCCGTCTTCTGCTTCCTCTGTGTTACGGTGACGACAGTGATGGGACTCGCAGGCAGCACTGGGAAAAACAGCTCCAGCTCTGTCCAAGACCAACAACCAATCGATTCAGAAACTGTCCGTGTGAAGAGGTTGGACATGTTGTATGAGACACAGTACCTTTCTTCAGCAGCTCTGGACAGGAACGCATGGAGCACTCCACATCTGACTGACTGAAATAGTGTTCAGCTTTACTGACTCTCTGCGCCGCAccctgaacaaacaaacaaacaaacagaagaatCAGCACCACAACTGAAGAACCCAAGGATTCCTGAGCAGAGTTTTACCTGATACTCATTCACAAACTGAGAGAGGATGAACTCGTGTCTCTCTGTGCTGGATGGGGCGGTTAAAACATCCGGGACCGTCCTGTGTACCGGCCCTTTCATCTGTAACCCGGAACCCTTCAGGTGACAGTCGAAACCCACATTGCCTGGCAACTGGAAGCGCTGATCCTGAGGCCCGAACGGACCCATGGTCTCATCTGGCCACACTGTCCTGGGACCTGTCAGACAGACCagtacttttactttcatttcaaaGCACCGCAGGATAACAGTTGGCCATtttaatctatccatccatctatccatccatccatccatccatccatctatctatctatctatctacacaaaAAGACTTTCACACACATATCACATTATGTActgttacattataatattaaacacatttttaacactatacagtataacattttataaataaacattaagtacacgtattaataatattaaaatacatcatattttatattgttgtatgctataattaaaatatgaataaatataaataaaataaaaataatcaaaaaatttgaatgttaATATCAACAAATTAGATATAGGCATTGTTACACTTTggtattaaacatttaatgttcAATGAcattaataaactatatatatatatatatatatatatatatatatatatatatatatatatatatatatatatataaacaatataatgtaaatatatttatattaataatattttataacaccttttattatacatttaattgtattatttatgcatattatatatatatatatatatatatatatatatatatatacacacatacatatacatacatacatacacacacacaaataaaaaatacaattaaaatatatattttatattttaagctacattaaatttaaaaaataataataataatcatggttactatagttaaac
This DNA window, taken from Carassius auratus strain Wakin chromosome 22, ASM336829v1, whole genome shotgun sequence, encodes the following:
- the LOC113040189 gene encoding methylmalonic aciduria and homocystinuria type D homolog, mitochondrial-like, which translates into the protein MASVLCRRVRQVSQSSVGHTLAQRIVAVRGFSAAGSSGSDEPYIAVPSRNSGPRTVWPDETMGPFGPQDQRFQLPGNVGFDCHLKGSGLQMKGPVHRTVPDVLTAPSSTERHEFILSQFVNEYQGAAQRVSKAEHYFSQSDVECSMRSCPELLKKELELFFPVLPASPITVVTVTQRKQKTAAEDQNQDQQKLLDHFVRGAKEICFTLWRGGYWADFINPLSGKAFFGAQTPDSILQRHAGFHIEDLAACTVIRHVFKETSTFVLTLITNAPSNSLIMEKLQGHASASEDTD